A window from Eubalaena glacialis isolate mEubGla1 chromosome 1, mEubGla1.1.hap2.+ XY, whole genome shotgun sequence encodes these proteins:
- the XIRP2 gene encoding xin actin-binding repeat-containing protein 2 isoform X1 — protein sequence MFPMQKGSLNLLRQKWESSDYQKNECSPGGSRCRLFQPQENKLLESEGEVASMPGPPDPPSLPRSVGEEMLSSEPEEKFPEDKSDNSRDYGRPEVLKEYSVSGRRRIERFSIALDELRSVFEAPRSGNRQAGPAEYGQKEVKIERNLCSPTFKSQPGSQSDDSVKDSDKKGEETPFDKMSPESGHSHIFEVTAGPSKPASGFAEDSAVQREGVSDLQEVVSLKERMARYQAAVSKGDCRSSSANMLEESEMRTVPGGLARVKKQFEKDKTASSCNTFTQYQYQHQGRSEQEVIHSSQVDIAGRSQEMERNEQETYKAHKIDVLGTELVSHLEKHTEEINQASPLHQYVQETVIDTPEDEEIPKVSTKFLKEQFEKSAQEKVLYSDKETTPTKQIKIESEYEETLKPSSIVGTSSTSTSQRKETSTTRYSDHRATSSTLAQVNATSSEKAEEFPPPPPDILQTPIDVTAFTQSPELPSPPRIPPVPKELYSKQRNLYELNRLYKHIHPELRKNLEKDYISEVSEIVSRQVNLGSSVSADVQQARYVFENTNDLSQKGLNSEREHLEWDEILKGEVQSMRWIFENQPLDSINHGSPDEDNISKGIADREIIAGGDVKYTKWMFETQPIDTLGDHSSGTEENAEKIPELARGDVCTARWMFETKPLDSMHKMHKGQEESIVTAIKDITGGDVKTVRYMFETQHLDQLRHLHSVDEVHLLQLRSELKEIKGNVKRSIKCFETQPLYVIRDGSGQMLEIKTVHREDVEKGDVRRARWMFETQPLDTINKDITEIKVIRGISMEENVKGGVSRAKWLFETQPLEKIKEESEEVITEKETVIGTDVSRKCWMFETQPLDILKEVPDADPLRSEEIIGGDVQTTKHLFETLPIKALKDSPDVGKLQKITTSEEEKGDVRHQKWIFETQPLEEIREDKKEYIRTVKLEEVDRGDVRNYTRIFESNNLIKFDASHKIEVEGVTRGAVELNKSLFETTPLYAIQDHLGKYHQVKTVQQEEILRGDVRSCRWLFETRPIDQFDESIHKFQIIRGISAQEIQTGNVKSAKWLFETQPLDSIKYFSNMEEVESKTEQATDIIKGDVKTCRWLFETQPMESLYEKVSLMTGSEEIHKGDVKACTWLFETQSLDSIKDDSEATVKLQTVKQEEIHGGDVRTACFLFETENLDSIQGEEGKEIKAVEMDIQAGDVSSLRHKFESQSLDSISSSSEEVLKKIKTLKTEDIQKGNVLNCRWLFENQPIDMIKESQEGDKLVKTVTDIQGGDVRKGCFIFETFSLDEIKEESDYISTKKTITEEAIKGDVKSYRMLFETQPLYAIQDVEGFYHEVTTVKKEEVIHGDVRGTRWLFETKPLDSINESETVYVIKSVTQEDIQKGDVSSVRYRFETQPLDQITKEPRDSVPTVDYIQGGDVKTSKQFFESENLDKKTYIRTVSVNEIQKGNVKTSTWLFETHTLDELRGEGSGYENIKTVTQEDMQKGDVKQAVWLFENQTLDSIKEADESITKITKEEIPPSDVKTTTWLFETTPLHEFTENRVEKVEVIGKSIKETLEELYSQKVIEAPGIIIEADEVGDVRMAKYKLLNQASPEIQKEEVLRVDLRSIMVKLLSKRDCKKREILVSEEEKGNVNLTKTQLLNRSTEFHAEKEEIVSGDVQQAIKNLFSEEGSVKKGILIQEDERGDVHMTIYCLLHENAGDTIKREEVIGGDVKRTIHNLLSSISNNKISERAKIDASERGNVQFFTTCIETGALDYLRQLQTWSDEILTARKQEKEEDIIGGDVEGTKLLLKKRQSQVERTVNETDIVPGDVHNTVKVLLTEPQSTSCKLPKEEIIKGDLKSTLNSLSQAISQKTVAKTEEIIKGDMLATLKSLKESSQKWKESKQPDVIPGDIEKATECLEKSANTRMEILKKELIRDDLEASLRNLKEGQRAFKEVNKKSVIKEDVQSAMVGSEEEQKTENHQVAVQRDQKSVLQPRPGPFEPAARWQGGTDILNQTIGKSCHGDLREERTEVNRPKAPKGTVKIVIDREQNNDALEKNLRRLSNSHHKAIKNVLESGDRMGIWTDNITEQRLRDEHVSGQLTSTVSVREHLKTKESETVREQKKDAVFTQSIDKTIGKQQTETCEVRNDHQKIEAFPDKSPKNTKNTKTSTDTQSSKPSLTQGPVNKMAGETCEVSEDFQKQTLLKQEMQYSNKDIKKKNVTPQPVWQTLPVDQDMSNVTEVKVSQKSHNKFKATDKKQTDIHLKSQDFLMKTNTSKDLKMAMEMSFNPINCNPENNAKESEFPLPPPSPPPPLPSNSSAEIEFPLPPPPPFMMLPEKNVFLPSLSTEKIKAEFENFPGLPLPPPPEDEKFERECLAMFPPPPPPPAPSLKPAHLLSSSVQEKHSGAFIQYSQEEASSSQAKIITGKSGGRLPPPTLPKPKFPKQIEDKKDHSSPKVELENSPPDMECKITPSKDQKRVIMASSSEHIETKQNVSRKSLDKRKQLSMDSTRSLSQTVPETSPPKEKLIAPLVKSHSFPAGSGQQSPKPYMRKFKTPLMIAEEKYRQQREELEKQKKQESSCYNLVKTESQNQNVSELKKEVLLQKTKEEVPLAGMDSGVAVAQTNPVSQSLSQVLGVCTDNQLSTTPAVTFASKRLQHVPAASEDKDTVKREALQSSRDMTQSKSAREIKQSHQECRTQQTQQKYLEQLHLPQSKPVSPSFKVKTIKLPTLDHKLNETNHSYESHEKQAEVDVQTITKQQYQETEKTEARTECSNKQLVAEKYYQLPTKEKRVTVKLPTESTEKSHESKLNIVHEKQKEFRESESGKLPGSEETIQGPPMIGPKKEKLVVERKQEHLNKSAQKVVKQKVTDAHLDSQTQNFQQTYIQTSQSQGEHKKLPQPCNNLQEEKCLGVKGIQQKQVFSNTKDSKQEITQDKSLFSSVRESQQDDGKCAVNILEFLRKREELQQILSRVKEFEAEPDKNGLKTFQMLLNIIPVWLLSEEKREYGVRIAMENNIEKIKEEIMHIKTQAEDMLVSCVNIIQTAMISSKAGKQRNKATSVNETLSKVSNADVSYNKNTERKENTIVEKTEHHQVATHQEATAQHHVKTHQEIKLDDAKASPPSLKTRLPSPTFITIESTARQTETSAKDELSQSPKKDSFAEPSPRPVSQPPRILRANTSPSPPKSQSEQLVKLKDTTAKLSRGTIPGSSITPVPIVEKRSEIITSPATLRRQIKIEARGRDSPPTITIPISVNHADSGSFRESMEAQEEERKVGKRATYIRKDGVNSTKRMVPDTESFDAVEIIRKVEKPHLSEHMQRYEAANRTAQMAENVMNDHENEINRWFRGFEDGLGFDAKSNRRVYANGEANQNIKQESRTFCKEECGLTSLESASFTGFSHSHPRELQETMPVKQPSIRSETKSLSELFSGVDAFESQVVGSKMMVSSSQGSEAGRSGFDFKHAPPTYEDVIAGHILDVSDSPKELRRNFQQTWQESERVFKNLGYATSDASATEMKTTFQEEAAFISETATPRQGNMYTLSKDGLSNGVPSSRQAEFS from the exons GAGGTAATCCATAGCAGCCAGGTCGACATTGCAGGACGCAGccaggaaatggaaagaaatgaacaagAAACTTACAAAGCACACAAAATTGATGTTCTTGGAACAGAACTG GTCTCTCATCTTGAAAAACACACTGAGGAAATAAATCAAGCTTCTCCACTCCATCAATATGTTCAAGAAACAG tCATAGATACACCTGAGGATGAAGAGATTCCAAAGGTTTCaactaagtttttaaaagaacaatttgAAAAGTCTGCCCAGGAAAAGGTCCTTTATTCTGACAAAGAGACGACCCCAACCAAGCAGATTAAG ATTGAAAGTGAATATGAAGAGACTTTAAAGCCATCATCAATTGTGGGTACCTCTTCCACTTCAACCAGCCAGAGGAAGGAAACATCAACCACAAGATACAGTGACCACAGGGCCACTTCCTCGACTCTGGCACAAGTTAATGCCACTTCTTCGGAAAAGGCAGAAGaatttcctcctcccccacccgaCATACTTCAAACTCCAATAGATGTGACAGCATTTACCCAGTCCCCTGAACTCCCCAGCCCTCCTAGAATACCACCAGTCCCCAAAGAATTATATTCCAAGCAAAGAAATTTGTATGAATTAAACCGTTTATATAAACACATCCATCCTGAGTTAagaaaaaacttagaaaaagatTATATCAGTGAGGTTTCTGAGATTGTTTCTCGTCAAGTGAACCTGGGGAGCTCAGTTTCAGCAGATGTGCAACAAGCCCGGTATGTTTTTGAAAATACGAATGACCTTTCTCAAAAAGGTCTGAACTCGGAAAGAGAACACTTGGAGTGGGATGAAATTCTGAAGGGGGAGGTGCAGTCCATGAGATGGATCTTTGAGAATCAGCCATTAGATTCCATTAACCATGGCTCTCCAGATGAAGATAACATCTCCAAGGGCATTGCTGATCGAGAAATCATTGCTGGTGGTGATGTGAAATATACAAAATGGATGTTTGAAACTCAACCCATCGATACTCTGGGGGATCATTCTTCTGGCACTGAAGAAAATGCTGAGAAAATTCCTGAGCTAGCCAGAGGAGATGTCTGCACAGCCCGGTGGATGTTTGAAACAAAGCCATTAGACTCAATGCATAAAATGCATAAAGGTCAAGAAGAATCAATAGTAACTGCCATAAAGGACATAACCGGGGGGGATGTCAAGACTGTGAGATACATGTTTGAAACTCAACATCTGGATCAACTTAGACACCTTCACTCAGTAGATGAGGTGCACCTACTGCAACTCAGGTCTGAGCTCAAAGAAATTAAGGGAAATGTTAAGAGAagtataaaatgttttgaaactcAACCATTGTATGTTATTAGAGATGGTTCAGGTCAAATGCTAGAAATTAAAACCGTTCACAGAGAAGATGTTGAAAAGGGGGATGTGAGAAGAGCACGTTGGATGTTTGAAACACAGCCCTTAGACACAATTAACAAGGATATAACAGAAATTAAAGTCATCAGAGGAATATCCATGGAAGAAAATGTCAAAGGTGGGGTGAGTAGGGCAAAGTGGTTATTTGAAACTCAACCTTTGGAGAAAATCAAAGAAGAGTCAGAAGAGGTCATCACTGAAAAGGAAACAGTAATAGGTACAGATGTCTCTAGAAAGTGTTGGATGTTTGAAACACAGCCATTAGATATTCTAAAAGAAGTTCCTGATGCAGACCCTCTAAGGTCTGAAGAGATAATAGGGGGTGATGTACAAACTACTAAGCATTTATTTGAAACACTTCCAATAAAGGCTTTAAAAGATAGCCCTGATGTTGGAAAACTTCAAAAAATTACTACTTCTGAAGAAGAAAAGGGGGATGTTAGGCACCAAAAATGGATTTTTGAAACCCAACCTCTGGAAGAGATTAGAGAAGATAAAAAAGAGTACATACGAACAGTGAAACTTGAAGAAGTTGACAGAGGAGATGTAAGGAATTACACACGTATCTTTGAATCAAACAACTTAATTAAATTTGATGCATCGCATAAAATAGAGGTGGAAGGAGTCACAAGAGGTGCTGTAGAGTTAAATAAATCACTCTTTGAAACAACACCATTGTATGCCATTCAAGATCACCTTGGAAAATATCATCAAGTAAAGACAGTCCAGCAAGAAGAAATCCTAAGAGGGGATGTAAGAAGCTGTAGGTGGCTTTTTGAAACAAGGCCCATTGACCAGTTTGATGAAAGCATTCATAAATTTCAGATAATTAGAGGAATATCTGCTCAAGAAATACAGACTGGGAACGTGAAATCTGCTAAATGGCTGTTTGAAACCCAACCTCTTGATTCGAttaaatattttagtaatatGGAAGAAGTAGAAAGTAAAACTGAACAAGCTACAGATATCATTAAAGGGGATGTCAAAACCTGTAGATGGCTTTTTGAAACCCAGCCAATGGAGTCTCTTTATGAAAAAGTTTCATTAATGACTGGCAGTGAAGAAATTCATAAGGGAGATGTCAAAGCCTGTACTTGGCTCTTTGAAACTCAGTCACTTGATTCCATAAAAGATGACTCCGAAGCAACAGTCAAATTGCAAACTGTAAAACAGGAGGAAATCCATGGTGGGGATGTTCGTACAGCATGCTTTCTTTTTGAGACAGAAAATTTGGACAGCATacaaggagaagaaggaaaggaaatcaaGGCCGTGGAAATGGATATCCAAGCTGGGGATGTCTCCAGCCTGCGACATAAATTTGAAAGTCAGTCCTTAGATTCTATAAGTTCCAGTTCAGAGGAAGTTTTGAAAAAGATCAAAACCCTAAAGACTGAAGATATTCAGAAAGGCAATGTTTTAAATTGCAGGTGGCTTTTTGAAAACCAACCAATTGATATGATAAAAGAAAGCCAAGAAGGTGATAAATTAGTTAAGACAGTGACAGACATACAAGGTGGAGATGTAAGAAAGGGGTGCTTTATTTTTGAGACTTTTTCTTTAGATGAGATTAAAGAAGAATCTGACTATATTAGCACCAAGAAAACAATTACTGAAGAAGCAATAAAGGGTGACGTAAAAAGCTACAGAATGCTCTTTGAAACCCAGCCACTCTATGCAATTCAAGATGTAGAAGGGTTTTATCATGAAGTGACAACAGTTAAAAAGGAAGAGGTAATTCATGGAGATGTACGAGGGACAAGGTGGCTTTTTGAAACGAAACCATTAGACTCCATTAATGAGTCAGAGACTGTGTATGTTATTAAATCTGTCACACAAGAAGATATTCAGAAGGGAGATGTTAGTTCTGTCAGATACAGATTTGAAACCCAGCCACTGGATCAGATTACAAAAGAACCACGTGATAGTGTGCCCACTGTAGACTATATTCAAGGTGGGGATGTAAAGACAAGTAAACAATTCTTTGAGTCTGAAAATTTGGATAAGAAGACTTATATAAGAACAGTAAGTGTCAATGAAATACAAAAAGGCAATGTTAAAACATCTACTTGGCTATTTGAGACCCACACTCTAGATGAGCTGAGAGGAGAAGGGTCAGGATATGAAAATATCAAAACAGTCACCCAGGAAGATATGCAGAAAGGTGATGTGAAGCAGGCAGTGTGGCTTTTTGAAAATCAAACTTTGGATTCTATTAAGGAAGCAGATGAAAGCATCACAAAAATCACCAAGGAAGAAATCCCTCCTTCTGATGTCAAGACAACTACATGGCTCTTTGAAACTACACCCCTTCATGAATTTACTGAAAATAGGGTAGAAAAGGTGGAAGTTATTGGCAAGAGCATTAAAGAAACCTTAGAAGAACTCTACTCTCAAAAAGTTATTGAAGCTCCTGGAATCATCATTGAAGCTGACGAAGTTGGGGATGTTCGAATGGCAAAATACAAGCTCCTGAATCAAGCCTCTCCTGAGATACAGAAAGAAGAAGTCCTCAGGGTTGATCTCAGAAGTATAATGGTGAAGCTACTTTCCAAAAGAGACTGTAAGAAAAGAGAGATTTTGGTTAgtgaagaagagaagggaaacgTTAATTTGACCAAAACTCAATTATTAAACAGATCAACAGAATTTCAtgctgaaaaagaagagatagtgAGTGGTGATGTCCAACAAGCAATAAAAAACCTGTTCTCCGAGGAAGGATCTGTAAAGAAAGGCATTTTGATTCAGGAagatgaaagaggagatgttCACATGACTATCTATTGTCTTCTTCATGAAAATGCTGGTGACACAATTAAGCGTGAAGAAGTAATAGGGGGTGATGTAAAACGTACCATTCATAATTTGCTATCTTCCATatcaaacaataaaatatctgaaagggCTAAAATCGATGCTTCTGAGAGGGGAAATGTTCAGTTTTTTACAACATGCATAGAAACTGGAGCTTTGGATTATCTCAGACAGCTCCAGACATGGTCAGATGAAATACTAACagctaggaaacaagaaaaagaggaagatatAATTGGTGGCGATGTAGAAGGTACAAAACTGTTATTAAAGAAAAGGCAATCTCAGGTTGAACGTACTGTTAATGAAACTGACATCGTCCCAGGAGATGTGCATAATACAGTTAAGGTTCTTCTGACAGAGCCTCAGAGTACATCTTGTAAGTTacccaaagaagaaatcataaaaggTGATTTGAAGTCAACCCTAAATTCCCTGAGCCAGGCCATAAGTCAGAAAACAGTGGctaaaacagaagaaattataaaaggtGACATGCTGGCCACACTCAAGTCACTTAAGGAATCAAGCCAAAAATGGAAAGAATCTAAACAGCCTGATGTCATCCCTGGGGATATAGAGAAAGCTACTGAATGCCTTGAAAAGAGTGCAAACACAAGGATGGAAATCCTGAAAAAGGAGCTTATCCGAGATGACCTTGAAGCATCATTAAGGAATCTAAAAGAAGGACAAAGAGCTTTCAAAGAGGTAAATAAAAAAAGTGTAATCAAAGAAGATGTGCAATCTGCGATGGTAGGATCTGAGGAAGAGCAGAAAACCGAGAATCATCAGGTGGCTGTCCAGAGGGACCAAAAAAGCGTTCTTCAGCCAAGACCAGGACCATTTGAGCCGGCAGCCAGGTGGCAGGGGGGAACAGACATTCTTAATCAAACTATAGGGAAATCTTGTCATGGGGatttaagagaagaaagaacTGAGGTTAATCGTCCAAAAGCCCCCAAGGGCACCGTAAAGATTGTCATAGATCGTGAACaaaacaatgatgcccttgagaAAAACCTTAGAAGGCTATCTAATTCACACCACAAAGCTATTAAAAATGTGTTGGAATCAGGAGACAGAATGGGTATCTGGACTGATAACATAACAGAGCAACGTCTTAGAGATGAACATGTGAGTGGACAACTGACTTCAACTGTGTCAGTTAGGGAACATCTAAAAACCAAGGAATCAGAGACAGTGAGAGAACAGAAGAAGGATGCTGTCTTTACCCAATCTATTGATAAAACAATTGGAAAGCAACAGACTGAAACTTGTGAAGTGAGGAATGACCACCAGAAGATTGAGGCTTTCCCTGACAAGAGTCCTAAAAATACCAAAAACACTAAAACATCAACAGATACACAAAGCTCTAAGCCCAGTTTAACCCAGGGTCCAGTCAACAAGATGGCTGGAGAAACCTGTGAAGTTTCAGAGGACTTTCAGAAGCAGACTCTGTTAAAGCAAGAAATGCAATATTctaataaagatataaagaaaaagaacgtGACCCCTCAACCAGTGTGGCAGACTTTGCCTGTGGATCAAGACATGTCAAATGTAACAGAAGTGAAAGTCTCCCAAAAAAGCCACAATAAATTTAAGGCAACTGACAAAAAGCAGACTGATATTCATCTGAAAAGCCAGGACTTTCTAATGAAGACAAATACTTCCAAAGACTTAAAAATGGCAATGGAAATGTCCTTTAATCCAATCAACTGTAACCCtgaaaataatgcaaaagaaagTGAGTTCCCTCTTCCACCTCcatctccacctcctcctctacCTTCCAATTCATCAGCTGAAATtgaatttcctcttcctcctccacctcctttcATGATGTTgcctgaaaaaaatgtgtttcttcccTCACTGTCCACAGAGAAGATAAAGGCTGAATTTGAGAATTTCCCAggcctccctcttcctccaccaCCAGAAGATGAGAAATTTGAAAGAGAATGTCTAGCAATGTTTCCACCACCTCCCCCTCCGCCAGCTCCATCTCTAAAACCAGCACATCTCCTTTCCTCTTCTGTTCAAGAAAAGCACAGTGGAGCATTCATACAATATTCCCAAGAAGAAGCCTCAAGCTCTCAGGCTAAAATCATAACAGGAAAATCTGGAGGACGTTTGCCACCTCCCACACTCCCCAAACCCAAATTTCCCAAGCAGATAGAAGATAAGAAGGATCATAGTTCCCCAAAAGTTGAATTGGAAAATTCACCGCCAGATATGGAATGTAAAATTACTCCCTCAAAGGATCAGAAAAGAGTAATAATGGCAAGTAGCAGTGAACACATAGAGACAAAGCAGAACGTATCTAGAAAAAGTCttgataaaagaaaacaattatctATGGACTCTACAAGGTCTCTCTCACAGACAGTTCCAGAAACTTCACCACCCAAGGAAAAACTGATAGCACCTCTCGTAAAATCTCATTCATTTCCAGCAGGTTCAGGACAGCAAAGTCCAAAACCTTATATGAGAAAATTTAAGACACCTTTAATGATTGCTGAAGAAAAATACAGACAACAAAGAGAAGaacttgaaaaacagaaaaaacaggaGAGTTCTTGCTACAACCTAGTCAAAACAGAAAGCCAAAATCAAAACGTATCAGAGTTGAAAAAGGAAGTGCTGCTACAAAAAACAAAGGAGGAGGTCCCCCTAGCTGGAATGGATTCAGGGGTCGCTGTGGCCCAAACCAACCCAGTCTCTCAAAGTCTTTCTCAAGTACTAGGAGTGTGTACTGATAACCAGCTTTCCACAACACCAGCAGTGACATTCGCTTCCAAGAGGCTCCAACatgtcccagcagcctcagaagacaAAGATACCGTGAAAAGGGAAGCTTTGCAGAGCTCAAGGGACATGACCCAATCTAAATCAGCTCGTGAAATTAAACAGAGTCACCAAGAATGTAGGACACAGCAAACACAACAGAAGTATCTGGAGCAGTTGCACTTGCCCCAAAGCAAACCAGTTTCCCCCAGTTTCAAAGTTAAAACCATCAAGCTTCCAACTCTAGACCATAAGTTAAATGAAACAAACCACAGCTATGAAAGCCATGAAAAGCAAGCTGAAGTTGATGTTCAAACCATTACCAAACAACAGTACCAGGAAACcgagaaaacagaagcaaggaCTGAATGTAGCAATAAGCAATTggtagctgaaaaatattatcAGTTACCTACGAAGGAGAAGAGAGTAACAGTAAAACTGCCTACAGAATCCACAGAGAAAAGCCATGAAAGTAAACTCAATATAGTTCATGAGAAGCAAAAAGAATTTAGAGAATCTGAGAGTGGGAAACTTCCAGGAAGTGAAGAAACAATTCAGGGACCACCAATGATTGGTCCAAAGAAAGAGAAACTAGTagttgaaagaaaacaagaacattTGAATAAATCAGCCCAGAAGGTAGTCAAACAAAAGGTTACTGATGCACATCTTGATTCACAGACTCAGAATTTTCAGCAAACATATATACAGACTTCTCAAAGTCAAGGTGAACATAAAAAATTGCCCCAGCCATGTAATAATCTGCAGGAAGAAAAATGTCTTGGTGTCAAGGGCATACAACAGAAACAAGTCTTTTCTAACACTAAAGATTCAAAGCAAGAGATTACACAGGACaaatctttattttcctctgtgAGAGAATCCCAGCAGGATGATGGAAAATGTGCTGTAAATATATTGGAATTCTTGAGAAAACGTGAAGAACTACAACAGATTTTGTCTAGGGTAAAAGAGTTTGAAGCAGAGCCAGATAAAAATGGCCTTAAAACATTTCAGATGCTCTTAAATATTATTCCAGTATGGCTATTaagtgaagaaaaaagagaatatggAGTTCGCATTGCTATGGAGAATAACAtagaaaaaatcaaagaagaaataatgcaCATTAAAACTCAGGCAGAGGATATGCTTGTGTCCTGTGTAAATATAATTCAAACAGCCATGATATCCTCTAAAGCaggaaagcagagaaataaaGCTACTAGTGTTAATGAAACATTATCTAAAGTGTCTAATGCTGATGTCAGCTATAATAAAAACACTGAGCGGAAAGAAAATACAATTGTAGAAAAAACAGAGCACCACCAAGTAGCAACTCATCAAGAAGCAACCGCTCAGCATCATGTGAAAACACATCAGGAAATTAAACTAGATGATGCCAAGGCTTCTCCTCCCTCTTTAAAAACACGCCTGCCATCACCAACTTTCATAACAATCGAGTCTACTGCACGGCAAACAGAAACCTCTGCTAAGGATGAGCTTTCCCAGTCCCCTAAAAAGGACAGTTTTGCTGAACCATCACCAAGACCTGTGTCACAACCACCTAGAATTCTCAGAGCAAATACCTCCCCATCTCCACCCAAGAGTCAATCTGAACAGCTTGTCAAACTCAAAGACACCACTGCGAAGTTATCCAGGGGGACCATCCCAGGTTCATCCATAACCCCGGTTCCCATTGTAGAGAAGAGGTCTGAGATCATCACATCTCCTGCAACACTTCGTCGTCAAATTAAGATAGAGGCTCGTGGTAGGGACTCTCCACCTACAATCACAATACCTATAAGTGTAAATCACGCTGATAGTGGTTCCTTCAGAGAATCCATGGAAGctcaagaggaagaaaggaaagtagGGAAAAGGGCGACTTACATTCGCAAAGATGGAGTAAATTCCACTAAGCGCATGGTGCCAGATACTGAGAGTTTTGACGCAGTCGAAATCATCCGCAAAGTCGAAAAACCTCACCTATCAGAGCACATGCAGAGGTATGAAGCCGCCAACCGGACTGCTCAAATGGCTGAAAATGTCATGAATGaccatgaaaatgaaataaacagatgGTTCAGGGGATTTGAGGATGGCCTAGGTTTTGACGCAAAGTCAAATAGAAGAGTTTATGCAAATGGAGAAGCAAACCAGAATATAAAACAAGAAAGTCGTACATTTTGTAAGGAGGAATGTGGATTAACATCTTTAGAAAGCGCTAGCTTTACCGGCTTTTCTCACAGTCATCCTAGAGAGCTGCAAGAAACGATGCCTGTTAAGCAGCCCAGCATCCGCTCTGAAACAAAATCTCTGAGTGAACTTTTCTCAGGTGTGGATGCATTTGAGAGTCAAGTTGTTGGGTCGAAGATGATGGTCTCTTCATCACAAGGCTCAGAAGCTGGCAGATCCGGCTTTGACTTCAAGCACGCCCCACCAACCTACGAGGATGTCATCGCTGGCCATATTTTAGATGTTTCTGATTCACCTAAAGAACTCAGGAGGAATTTTCAACAGACGTGGCAGGAGAgtgaaagagtttttaaaaacctgGGATATGCAACCTCAGATGCTTCTGCCACTGAGATGAAAACCACCTTCCAAGAGGAAGCTGCATTTATAAGTG aaactgcAACTCCAAGACAAGGAAATATGTATACTTTGTCAAAAGACGGTTTATCCAATGGAGTGCCTAGTAGCAGACAGGCAGAGTTTTCATAA